The Blastopirellula sediminis sequence AAAAAAATGGGGGGTGCGGTCCATAGTATTGACGTTGATTGATGGGTTGGCGGCGCATGGGACGAAAGTCTCTGTCGCTGTGCGTATTGCGGAAGTAAATCGCAGTGGTCCAGTCCAGTTTGGCAATTCCGACCGAATGGCGCGGCATCGTATCGCAGCGCGACCCGCCCGGTCTTTGACAGACGGGACGGGCCACCCTGGTTGAGAAAAAATGGAGAGGTCCGGTCAGTCGTTTACCACGACAACTGCAATTTCGCCTGATTGGCCCAGTGGCGAAGGATGCGAAGTTCGTCGGAGGTCGCTTCGCGATTGAATTTGCCGCTATAGTCGCAAATCCTTCGCTGGTAGGGACGGACTTCGATCGTCAGCATACGAGTTTTATCTTGGGAAGTTTCCCGCTGGAGCGACCAGATGGACGACTCCCCTTGTTGGCAGAGATCGGCGTAGGTTGCGACGCAATGGTTCATCGCGGCGCCTTCCTGAACAAGCGCTTTGCTACTGAGCAGTTCGTGAATCGTCCAGGCCGTAATTTCTCCGTTCCGACTTTCCTCGAGCAACTCCATGCCGGCGATGCCGCAGGGCGGCCATTCGAGTGTACCGAAGAGAAACGTCTCGTGCACATTGCTGTGCCAGCGTTTTACTTGTCGCAGCAGCGTCTGGGGCGTCCGTCCCCGCATGGTGAAGTTCGGCTCACGGGCGGCAATCGCTTCCTGCCGTTCGTCGCCGGTCATGGCGAAACGAGGAACGAAGCGTTGGAACTGGATGTAATCGATGATCGAGCTGACCTGGCCGCGATCGATTTCCCGATATCGAATCAGCCACTGCAGGACGATATTCCAGAACTTGTGGTGCCGGAAGTCGACCGTCAGGCGGCTGTTCATGACGGCGTGGGCCAGTTTGTCGTCTCCCCCCATCCCTTTCACTTCTCCCCAACGCAGCGCTTGCTCGATCGACGGGTTTTGCGGGGCCGCGAGAAAGTGGTGGGCCATCTTCTTGGTATAGGGAAACGGCATGAGTTCGCAACTGGCCAGGTTCAAACCGGCCGCCGCGTGCAAATAAATCGGACGGAACAATT is a genomic window containing:
- a CDS encoding PcfJ domain-containing protein; this translates as MATKQTDEEILQSDPNLRIHLRILQLGSLKEYRRWCAENGFTRRIGKSRKLRLRERRHFRKKFAIDVMFAKRRESRRGDRPLLEICRSDALNYYCRPALSAFYHASRQAYRDDASSESNFRVLRSLISYLLRRKVRFLDGSPYYPQYGQRAGNSALEALPLIVAYRHRWIRPVESWEPTSHSPRRQFKSLMQHLFVRYGKLPAFLDKVWFGGFADRAELFRPIYLHAAAGLNLASCELMPFPYTKKMAHHFLAAPQNPSIEQALRWGEVKGMGGDDKLAHAVMNSRLTVDFRHHKFWNIVLQWLIRYREIDRGQVSSIIDYIQFQRFVPRFAMTGDERQEAIAAREPNFTMRGRTPQTLLRQVKRWHSNVHETFLFGTLEWPPCGIAGMELLEESRNGEITAWTIHELLSSKALVQEGAAMNHCVATYADLCQQGESSIWSLQRETSQDKTRMLTIEVRPYQRRICDYSGKFNREATSDELRILRHWANQAKLQLSW